The nucleotide window ATCGACCGCTCGGTCGGACGTACGGCGACCTTCTTCGGGGAAGGTATCGTCGCACATGTGCAGTTCGGTGATCCGGTCTGTGCCGCGCTTGCGGACGCGACCGCGGGCGCCGCGCGCGGCGCCGGGGCCGAGAACATCCACGTCGGCGGCACGTACGTGAACATGAATGGACCGCAGTTCTCCACCCGCGCAGAATCGAATCTCTATCGCTCGTGGGGCGCGTCGATCATCGGCATGACGAATCTGCAGGAGGCGAAGCTCGCCCGCGAAGCCGAGATGTGTTTCGCGAGCCTGTCGCTCTGCACCGACTACGATTGCTGGCACGAGAGCGAGGAAGAGGTCGACGTCAGCGCGATCCTGGAAGTGCTGCGCGCGAACGCGCGTCTCGCCGCGAAGACGGTCGGCGAGTTGGCGGCCACGCTGCCGGCCGGTGATTGTGCTTGTCGACACGCTCTGGACGGCGCGATCATCTCCGATCTCGCTGCGATTCCCGCCGAGGCGCGCGAGAGGTTGCGCGTGATCGCCGGGAAGTATCTATGACGGGGGGCGTGGCACAGAGCACCTGCGATTTGTCGGTCGTCGTCCCCTTCTACGAAGAGGAGGAGGCGATCGAGCCCTTCTTCTCCGAACTCCTGTCGGTGCTCGATCGTTTGGACACCAAGTCCGAGGTCGTGGCGGTCGACGATGGTTCGCGCGATCAGACCTTCGAGCGGCTCCGTACCGTTCATGAGGGGGATCCCCGTGTGCGGGTCGTCCGGCTGCGCCGGAATTTCGGTCAAACGGCCGGCCTGGCGGCGGGCTTCGAGCACGCGCGCGGGCGCGTCGTCGTGACGATGGACGGCGACCTCCAGAACGACCCTGCGGACATCCCGCGGCTTCTGGCCGAGTTAGATGCCGGCGCCGACGTGGTCTCGGGGTGGCGCCACGACCGCAAGGACGCGCAGTTGCACCGCGTCCTCCCGTCCAAGGTCGCGAACTGGATCATTTCTACGGTCACCTCGGTGCACCTGCACGACTATGGCTGCGGCATCAAGGCGTACAAGCGGGATGTCGTGTCGGAGCTGCGCCTCTACGGAGAGATGCACCGATTCCTTCCGGCCATCGCCGCCGACCT belongs to Candidatus Binatia bacterium and includes:
- the mtnP gene encoding S-methyl-5'-thioadenosine phosphorylase — protein: MSEDTRATLGVIGGSGLYDLDDLSDVRRVRLATPFGDPSDELVLGTIGDVELAFLPRHGRGHRILPSELNFRANIHAMKQLGVTQLLSVGAVGSLKEEIAPGHVVVPDQFIDRSVGRTATFFGEGIVAHVQFGDPVCAALADATAGAARGAGAENIHVGGTYVNMNGPQFSTRAESNLYRSWGASIIGMTNLQEAKLAREAEMCFASLSLCTDYDCWHESEEEVDVSAILEVLRANARLAAKTVGELAATLPAGDCACRHALDGAIISDLAAIPAEARERLRVIAGKYL
- a CDS encoding glycosyltransferase family 2 protein, with product MTGGVAQSTCDLSVVVPFYEEEEAIEPFFSELLSVLDRLDTKSEVVAVDDGSRDQTFERLRTVHEGDPRVRVVRLRRNFGQTAGLAAGFEHARGRVVVTMDGDLQNDPADIPRLLAELDAGADVVSGWRHDRKDAQLHRVLPSKVANWIISTVTSVHLHDYGCGIKAYKRDVVSELRLYGEMHRFLPAIAADLGARVTELQVNHRARTLGKSKYGLTRTIRVILDLVTVKFLSDFSTRPIQVFGLFGLAVTLAGGLLLAFLGLERIFLGVELGGRPIVLLAIVLLITGLQFITFGLLGEMLARTYHESQGKPVYVVGETLDPDRTPGSET